In Pyrodictium occultum, the genomic window CCGGCGGCATGCTGATACCAGGAAACATACCCAACATAGTCGCCGCAGGCAGGCTTGGGATAACCTCCAAGGAGTGGGCCCGGATAGGAATACCCTTCGGCATAGCGCTGCTAGCCATCTTCTTCCTGCTCCTCTACACCCCCCTCTAGCCCCGCCCACAGAGGGTGCAGCCAGGATTAACAGAGGAGCCACAGCCCCCGGGGAGACCCCAGCCTCTCCACCAGGCGGAAGCAGCACCGGCAAACCGCCCCAGCCATAGCGGCAAGCATCCCGCCCAGGCCCCGGGGGCCGGCCAGGAGCCGGGGCACTGTGGGTTTCGTGCGCTGGAGGGCCCGGCTGTGTCCTCTCCCGTGGCTCTGGGGAAGTGCTTCTAATCCTCCAGGCCCCGGGGGCTTCTGCGTCTCGGGTGGCGTGGCCGTGGCCCTGGTTGTGGAGGCTGAGGTTCTGGGCGGCTACCCCCGGAGCGAGAGGCTCCGTAAGACCCTGCGCAGGCTGGAGGAGAGGGCCGAGGAGGGCTTCATGGATGCTCTCCGCGTGGCCTGGGAGGACACAGTCATGATACTTGGGGCTCAGCTGGGCGCCGGGCTCCGGACGGTCGTTGACCCGGTGGTGGACTGGCACGACCCTCTCCGCCCCTTCGCCGAGGCGTGGAGGGGTGTGGCGGTTGATGGCCTCCTGCGCTGGTTCGACAACAACTTCTTCTACAGGATCCCGGTCTTCACGGACATGCCTGACCCTAAGAGGCTCGTGTTGGCCCCCAGGGTGATCCAGATCCGCAGGGTCCTCCCCGGCTTCGCGGGGCTCAAGGTGGTCCTCCCCGGCCCCGTGACCTTCGCCAGGCTCTCCAGGAACAATACTGGTAGGAGCCTGGAGGAGCTAGCAGAGGCTATAGCGGAGATACTGGCGAGGGAGGCGTCCAAGGCGGCCGAGGCAGGCGCCGCGGTGGTGCAGGTGGACGAGCCCTTCCTCGCGGACCTGGACGCTGGCCCGGACGACGCAGCCCTGGCGGCCGAGCTGGACTCCAGGATACTCTCGGAGGCCTCCTCCAAGGGCGCCGCCACGAGGCTGGCTATACCCTACAACGTGCCGGAGCCCCAGGTGTACGAGAAACTCCTAGACGTGAGGGCAGACTACATAGTGCTGGATATGGCAGACAACCCCTCCAAGGCCCTGGGGCTCCTAGAGGCAAAGGGCATCGGGGGCCACGGCCTCGGGGCTGGAGTGGTGCAGGCCCGCGACATATACCCGGACAGCTACGAGAAGGCTAGGGATGTGCTCGACCGGGCCGTGAAGGCTGCCGGGGCGGAGAAGCTGCTCATAACAACCAGCGCCTGGCTCGACCTGATACCCCTGGAGTACGCCCTCGAGAAGACGAGGATACTGGCCGGGATAGCCGAGCGCTACCGCGGGGAGGGTGGCAGGGGCGGGTCCTCCTAGAGCCCCGGGGCCGGCCCCGCCTCCCTTGAAAAGAGGAGATGGTGGAGCTAGCAGAGCCTGGGCCTCTCCCCCCGGGCGGCGACGCCCCTCGGCTCTATAGCTATGTAGGCCATGCCGTTCTCCCGGTGTATCATCCTAGCGTGGAAGACCAGCCTGGGCCCCGAGGACGTGGGTAGGATGAAGCCCAGGCCCCTCCTGCACTCGTAGACCTGGGCACCTAGCTTGTAGAGGTAGGCCTCGAGGTCCCAGTAGACGAGGCTGCCCGGGACACGGATGACGAGGACCTCGTACTCCGAGCGGAGTACGAGGTCACCCCCGTTTATGTACGCGTAGGCCTCTAGGTCGTCGAAGCTTGTGCGTAGGGCCTCGAGCAGGGTTGAGGGGCTCCAGCTCTTGGGCTTGGAGCCTCCATTCAGCTCCTTAGCCACCAAGATCCCTCCACCAGGGTGCTTCGGGAGGGGCCCGGGGAGGCGCCCCGGGGCGGGCTGCCCCACTCTGCTCCCCCTATATCAGATCTCCCCTCCGGAGGGGCGGATGGGCCAGGGGGCTCGTGCTACCCGGCGGGCTCCGCCACCAGGTCGTGGAGCCCGCTCGCGGCCTCCAGGGCCCCGAGCGCCTGCAACAGCTTGTCCTCGGCTAAAGGCTTAGCTATCAGCTGTACCCCGAGCGGTACCCCCTCCACCCAGCCGGCCGGCGCGGCTGCAGCGGGCACGCCGGAGAGGTTTGCCACCACCGTCGCCAGGTCGAGGGCGTACATCTTCTCCGGGTCGTCCGCCACCTCGCCCAGCCTGGGCGGGGGCGCTATAACCGCGGGGGCGAGCAGGATATCGTTGTCCTCGAGCAGCCTGAGCAGCCGGTCGCGGACCAGCCGGCGGAGCCTGAGGGCGCGTATGTAGTACTGGTCGCGGTAGCCGGCGCTCAGCATCCAGGAGCCGAGCATTATGCGTAGCTTGACCTCGGCGCCGAGGTACCTGGCGCGTATCCTCGAGTAGTAGGTGTTCCAGCCCTCCCAGGGCCTGGGCGGCTCCCGGGGCCCGTAGCGGACCCCGTCGTAGCGGGCCAGGTTGCTGCTCGCCTCCGCCATGGCTATCACGTAGTAGGCCGGGAGGCTGTACTCAGCCACCTCCCTGCCCAGCCTGGCCTCCCCCACCACGGCCCCGGCATCCCGGAGCAGCCCGGCGGCCCTCTCTACGAGGCCCTTCACCCTCTCGTCTACACCGGGGTGCTCCATGAACTCCTGGAGCACCGCCACCCGCAGCCCATGGGCGCCCTCCCGTAGACCCCTCTCAGCCGCCTCCACCAGCCCCTGGGGCCTGGTCCGGAGGCTGGTGGAGTCCCTCGGGTCAAACCCCGCTATCGCCTCGAGCACCGCGGCGAGGTCCCGGGTGTTCCTGGCCATCGGGCCTATCTGCTCGAGGCTG contains:
- the gatA gene encoding Asp-tRNA(Asn)/Glu-tRNA(Gln) amidotransferase subunit GatA, which produces MGVYRLPGWLLREKLLEGEIDPGEYVASVYERIERLNGRLNAYITVRPREEVEREVRSRLEEAKSRGGLPLAGLLVAVKDNIHVSGLPVTCGSRMLEKYIAVYDATVVERLRGAGAVVVGKTNMDEFAMGSTGETSAYGPARNPWNPDRVPGGSSSGTAVALAAGMATLGLGSDTGGSIRMPAAWTGVYGLKPTYGLVSRYGLVSYADSLEQIGPMARNTRDLAAVLEAIAGFDPRDSTSLRTRPQGLVEAAERGLREGAHGLRVAVLQEFMEHPGVDERVKGLVERAAGLLRDAGAVVGEARLGREVAEYSLPAYYVIAMAEASSNLARYDGVRYGPREPPRPWEGWNTYYSRIRARYLGAEVKLRIMLGSWMLSAGYRDQYYIRALRLRRLVRDRLLRLLEDNDILLAPAVIAPPPRLGEVADDPEKMYALDLATVVANLSGVPAAAAPAGWVEGVPLGVQLIAKPLAEDKLLQALGALEAASGLHDLVAEPAG